A window from Lachnoanaerobaculum umeaense encodes these proteins:
- a CDS encoding N-acetylmuramoyl-L-alanine amidase family protein encodes MKRKTMITRFAMSLSASMVMTVLAPAMPAYAAGYNYVNHNLNTAATKAVYGGIAANIGDVTPRDGYLGFDFTTLNPSISGWVNNIVATGNPGEHIADQTLPFFTGTSFSPTATFDGKSWISDSDFDLDGYEIAGYNQVPLKGNILGYPRSSQIEIPTITNQGAVYYAELKSDGKKFDYVVGYKGANDGHGNEYYLPGSKYDFNASTMDAAHTSVINPIAENIATTGGKEVLTGFQANAKPIIGYEVVGSEVNLYKSGTNTAWSGNPGFSVTNERVGETTINKDTFITFRYAPKQDTKFKLTVVDNYYDYEEHPVAGVTIGEGVTVLAGQLKRSGSPRSITRPVSKYYYATQDVNTDSTTKAKSGTYNLDGSGNIDLNPGADVEYILDPTNPVEIEYTYTKSTDPAGAANYGKFFDVSGNVMDIMIPFAFDTNPSNFTPINVAGLADGYKPQGQMLNQNVTIKYNYIKNPNYYRGITINYVDEEGNEINDKVVDAIGTIATLPASPAIPVVGTVYKNASTGNLFIRVDSTTGANYSIPLPKLDTYISYDTSPSGIPGVEPESTAAWDNTFTPLSGDITNELNPGGAQAWTATNQVLRVNSAAGVGKNISVTITYNRDIGSIAAINPLAGMGGKLMVPAYTNNIGLLVPEHEYGGGTYPTDTAFVAAGLSGQPIEDTHSLPRVKNITAGTYHVNITDSDLPTPVPDQGYRFRGWKMTDGNWLSVNSFADDDPAITPRSLPANSLEQNQSIGTVTVNAVFELDPTRWKKFKLASGDNHVIFNNGNEASVLTYDYTHNTARTNIPSSDLNEWIDESTGALTVQSGYVLTWYDKNFAEVDFATINLADYPDGYTFTAYGRNTLATALYVPEVTPSLDSTTGAPVIAVDAISPTAMSVGYNYVVADRDGNVVALLTGAQLLSNNGKISGSMLHPGESYKVYTADTTTAINVGNPVPTTGISAPSTVITIPTVLNATASEDPSNAGMAQIVIDPADANTQYALLDSSGNVVYNFTSPDSSRKVTFGNLDPDTIYTIVPRPLGSNDTPAARIADGVRTENVNTGNLGITATVFPVNVIVDDADLPGTSTQISIGGVSKTFADLQSVRFGQAVSIQAEPIDHNGALFKEWRVISGNTGHSNNIENNSSGIISFGMPRGSVKLQALYDTGINFAPDYYPNRNTFDPNTIGVTYPVGPTGITTPGLYRIHIDQRKVTGAHERLVQDENTDLYKGEFEFRIFVESSNDGGSTWNTYTGADAPLSLEASIHTGALSSTRNYSLYKLATDSNALTSVPGVYENPAGGSGYMGEFSDNFETGHTYIFGYTSTGTTVRFVSIPDMSTLKTIIVAPGSRLSDYESDYVSDLPSRGDTFEDGNTGLTWIYDGLSLRMDKKESINNNMVINEDKIIYLYYTNDAEYRAKLVDGLNDSLGKVDNIDASKYDASDVAKAQAKAAEARAILNRAAPNKALSPELLQVLNELNSILNSMGIRTKPTPNNKGGGGRGGSGGSGGSSKKSAQNTSTTSFRVGLDGNWQLLNPEEAKVNLDNSKWVFNLSNGGRAKGWAYLSYTFEGKTKSEWYHFGDDGIMNSGWFFESNMWYYLSMDHNGFYGEMMKGWHHDANDDRWYYLNPSSGAMHTNWTKVGNDFYYFNPTAPAQTWFYDNNTNRWNFGNIDSRPLGSMYQNENTPDGYYVNENGVWK; translated from the coding sequence ATGAAAAGAAAAACAATGATAACAAGATTTGCCATGTCATTGTCTGCGAGTATGGTTATGACTGTACTCGCACCGGCAATGCCGGCATATGCAGCAGGCTATAATTATGTAAATCATAATTTGAATACAGCTGCTACAAAGGCAGTATATGGTGGAATTGCGGCAAATATAGGAGATGTTACACCTAGAGACGGATATTTGGGATTTGATTTTACTACATTGAATCCTTCGATATCAGGATGGGTAAATAATATTGTAGCAACAGGAAATCCGGGAGAACATATAGCAGATCAGACATTGCCGTTTTTTACGGGAACATCATTTTCTCCTACAGCTACATTTGATGGAAAAAGTTGGATAAGTGATTCCGATTTTGATTTGGACGGATATGAGATAGCCGGCTATAATCAAGTTCCTCTAAAAGGAAATATTCTTGGATATCCAAGAAGTAGTCAAATAGAGATACCTACAATTACAAATCAAGGTGCTGTGTATTATGCAGAACTTAAATCTGATGGTAAAAAGTTTGACTATGTAGTCGGATATAAGGGTGCAAATGACGGTCATGGAAATGAATATTATCTTCCGGGAAGCAAGTACGATTTTAATGCATCAACAATGGATGCTGCTCATACCTCAGTGATAAATCCTATTGCAGAGAATATAGCTACCACAGGTGGAAAAGAGGTACTTACAGGCTTCCAAGCAAATGCTAAACCAATAATCGGATACGAAGTGGTAGGAAGTGAAGTAAATCTATATAAGAGCGGTACAAATACAGCTTGGAGTGGTAATCCCGGATTTAGTGTAACCAATGAAAGAGTTGGTGAAACTACTATAAATAAGGATACATTTATTACATTTAGATATGCTCCTAAGCAAGATACAAAATTTAAACTAACTGTAGTTGATAATTATTATGACTATGAAGAGCATCCTGTAGCCGGAGTAACTATCGGTGAAGGTGTAACTGTTCTTGCCGGACAGCTAAAAAGAAGTGGTAGTCCAAGAAGTATTACCAGACCTGTAAGTAAGTACTATTATGCAACTCAGGATGTAAACACTGATAGTACAACAAAGGCAAAAAGTGGTACATATAATCTGGATGGTTCAGGAAATATAGATTTGAATCCGGGTGCGGATGTAGAATATATTTTGGATCCTACAAATCCTGTTGAAATAGAATATACATATACTAAATCAACAGATCCTGCTGGTGCAGCAAATTATGGAAAGTTCTTTGATGTATCAGGAAATGTGATGGATATTATGATACCATTTGCATTTGATACTAATCCGTCAAACTTTACACCAATAAATGTAGCGGGATTAGCAGATGGATATAAACCACAGGGTCAAATGTTAAATCAAAATGTTACTATAAAGTATAATTATATTAAGAATCCAAACTACTATAGGGGAATAACTATAAACTATGTGGATGAAGAAGGAAATGAAATCAATGACAAAGTTGTTGACGCTATTGGTACTATAGCTACACTTCCGGCAAGCCCTGCTATACCGGTTGTAGGTACAGTATATAAGAATGCTTCAACAGGGAATTTATTTATAAGAGTGGACAGTACTACAGGGGCAAATTATAGTATACCACTTCCAAAGCTGGATACATATATATCATATGATACTTCTCCATCAGGAATACCGGGAGTAGAACCGGAGTCAACTGCTGCTTGGGATAATACATTTACTCCTCTTTCAGGCGATATTACAAATGAACTGAATCCCGGTGGTGCACAGGCTTGGACAGCTACAAATCAGGTGCTTAGGGTAAATTCGGCAGCAGGAGTAGGCAAAAATATTTCTGTAACAATTACATATAACAGAGATATTGGTTCTATAGCGGCTATAAATCCTTTAGCAGGTATGGGCGGTAAGCTGATGGTTCCTGCTTATACCAACAATATAGGACTTTTAGTTCCGGAGCATGAGTACGGAGGCGGTACTTATCCGACTGATACAGCATTCGTGGCAGCAGGACTCTCAGGTCAGCCTATAGAAGATACTCATTCTTTGCCTAGAGTGAAAAATATCACAGCAGGAACATATCATGTAAATATTACAGACAGTGACTTGCCTACACCGGTTCCGGATCAGGGATATAGATTCAGAGGTTGGAAGATGACTGATGGTAACTGGCTTTCTGTAAACAGCTTTGCAGATGATGATCCGGCTATAACACCAAGAAGTCTCCCTGCAAACAGTTTGGAGCAAAACCAAAGTATAGGAACAGTAACAGTTAATGCAGTGTTTGAACTTGATCCAACAAGATGGAAAAAGTTTAAACTTGCTTCAGGTGATAACCATGTAATATTTAACAATGGTAATGAAGCTAGTGTTTTAACTTATGATTATACACATAATACTGCAAGAACAAATATTCCTTCATCAGATTTGAATGAGTGGATAGATGAGTCAACCGGTGCATTGACAGTGCAAAGTGGATATGTACTTACATGGTATGATAAGAACTTTGCAGAGGTCGATTTTGCTACAATAAACTTAGCAGATTATCCTGACGGATATACATTCACAGCCTATGGTAGAAATACTTTGGCAACTGCACTCTATGTGCCGGAAGTAACTCCAAGTTTAGATAGTACTACAGGAGCTCCGGTTATAGCAGTAGATGCTATATCACCAACTGCAATGAGCGTTGGATATAACTATGTAGTTGCAGATAGGGATGGAAATGTGGTTGCTTTATTAACAGGAGCACAGCTTTTATCAAATAATGGAAAGATATCAGGCTCAATGCTTCATCCGGGAGAAAGCTATAAAGTATATACAGCAGATACTACAACAGCTATTAATGTAGGAAATCCGGTTCCAACAACAGGTATAAGTGCACCTTCTACAGTTATTACAATACCTACAGTGTTGAATGCAACAGCATCTGAAGATCCAAGCAATGCAGGTATGGCACAGATAGTTATAGATCCTGCTGATGCAAATACACAGTACGCACTGCTTGATTCGAGCGGTAATGTAGTATATAACTTTACATCACCGGATTCTTCCAGAAAGGTTACATTTGGAAATCTTGATCCGGATACAATTTATACTATAGTGCCAAGACCGCTTGGAAGTAATGATACACCAGCAGCAAGAATAGCTGATGGGGTAAGAACAGAGAATGTAAACACGGGAAATCTTGGTATAACAGCAACAGTATTCCCTGTAAATGTAATAGTTGATGATGCAGATTTACCGGGAACCAGCACACAGATAAGTATTGGAGGAGTTAGTAAGACTTTTGCAGATTTACAGTCTGTAAGATTTGGTCAGGCAGTAAGTATACAAGCAGAGCCTATAGACCACAATGGTGCATTATTTAAGGAGTGGAGAGTAATATCCGGCAATACAGGTCATAGTAATAATATCGAAAACAATTCAAGTGGAATAATATCTTTTGGTATGCCAAGAGGATCTGTAAAGCTTCAAGCTCTTTACGATACAGGAATAAACTTTGCACCTGACTATTATCCAAATAGAAATACTTTTGATCCGAATACTATCGGAGTAACATATCCGGTTGGTCCTACCGGCATAACAACTCCCGGACTTTATAGAATACATATCGACCAAAGAAAGGTGACAGGAGCACATGAAAGACTTGTGCAGGATGAGAACACAGATCTTTATAAGGGAGAGTTTGAATTTAGGATATTTGTAGAGAGCTCAAATGATGGCGGAAGTACTTGGAATACTTATACAGGAGCTGATGCACCTTTAAGTCTTGAAGCAAGTATACATACAGGAGCATTGTCATCAACAAGAAATTATAGTTTGTATAAACTTGCTACAGATTCAAATGCTTTAACAAGTGTACCCGGAGTATATGAGAATCCTGCAGGTGGAAGCGGATATATGGGTGAGTTTAGCGATAACTTTGAAACGGGTCACACATATATATTCGGATATACAAGTACAGGAACAACAGTAAGATTTGTAAGTATACCTGATATGAGTACTTTAAAGACTATTATTGTGGCACCTGGAAGTAGACTATCAGATTACGAATCAGATTATGTTTCAGACCTTCCAAGTAGGGGGGATACATTTGAAGATGGAAATACCGGACTTACTTGGATTTATGATGGACTCAGCTTGAGAATGGACAAGAAGGAAAGTATAAATAATAATATGGTAATTAATGAAGATAAGATTATATATCTTTATTATACAAATGATGCTGAATATAGAGCTAAACTTGTAGACGGACTTAATGATAGCCTTGGTAAGGTTGATAATATTGATGCCTCCAAGTATGATGCAAGTGATGTAGCCAAAGCACAGGCTAAGGCTGCAGAGGCAAGAGCGATTTTAAATAGAGCTGCTCCAAATAAGGCATTATCACCTGAATTATTGCAGGTATTAAATGAACTTAATTCTATCTTAAACAGTATGGGAATAAGAACAAAACCTACACCAAATAATAAGGGCGGCGGTGGCCGTGGCGGTTCCGGTGGCAGCGGTGGCTCTTCAAAAAAGAGTGCACAAAACACAAGTACCACTAGCTTTAGAGTCGGGCTTGATGGTAACTGGCAGCTTTTAAATCCTGAGGAAGCTAAGGTAAACTTAGATAATAGCAAATGGGTATTCAATCTTTCAAATGGTGGAAGAGCTAAAGGCTGGGCATATCTAAGCTATACTTTTGAAGGCAAGACAAAGTCTGAGTGGTATCATTTCGGTGATGACGGTATTATGAATTCAGGTTGGTTCTTTGAGAGCAATATGTGGTATTATCTTTCAATGGACCACAATGGATTCTATGGTGAGATGATGAAGGGATGGCATCATGATGCAAATGATGACAGATGGTACTATCTGAATCCAAGTAGTGGTGCGATGCACACTAATTGGACAAAGGTAGGAAATGATTTCTATTATTTCAATCCGACTGCACCGGCACAGACCTGGTTCTATGATAATAATACAAATAGGTGGAACTTTGGAAACATTGATAGTAGACCTCTTGGTTCTATGTATCAAAACGAAAATACACCTGACGGATATTATGTAAATGAAAATGGAGTTTGGAAATAA